In the Daphnia pulicaria isolate SC F1-1A chromosome 2, SC_F0-13Bv2, whole genome shotgun sequence genome, one interval contains:
- the LOC124327790 gene encoding centromere protein K-like, with amino-acid sequence MAKQNDDLREACSKLREIITKNQIRLDAIQKEIEKSKKPSSTISNLQIQQAGPIAAFETRKQGLASMQEGLTVSDCQPNFPDNKMILIKLARLWQSRSKTEIQELLVEEKLKQASLRAERERAVNCLNENKQLLEVHLKEKRSLENKEEELEEERVSELKEKLENAKRQYGEMKNNLKKTVGKYFPEPEIPGFTGVYSLLNDLTKRLLNGERDAYVEVQNTWPYYLETLEANGIIEYHPTDRSKVRVIDFSDGRLGKTD; translated from the exons ATGGCAAAGCAAAATGATGATCTGCGCGAAGCTTGTTCGAAACTGAGAGAAATTATCACTAAAAACCAGATTCGATTGGATGCCATacagaaagaaattgaaaaatctaaGAAGCCTAGTTCGACAATCAGTAATTTACAAATTCAACAAGCTGGTCCTATTGCAGCATTCGAAACAAGGAAGCAGGGTCTAGCTTCCATGCAAGAAGGACTTACAGTGTCTGATTGCCAGCCCAATT TTCCAGACAATAAGAtgattttgattaaattagCTAGATTGTGGCAATCACGTTCAAAAACAGAAATCCAAGAGCTATTAGTGGAAGAAAAACTAAAGCAGGCTTCACTaagggcagagagagagag AGCTGTGAATTgtttaaatgaaaacaaacaattattAGAGGTTCACTTAAAGGAGAAAAGGAGtcttgaaaataaagaagaagagcttGAGGAAGAGAGGGTTTCagaactgaaagaaaaattggaaaacgcGAAAAGACAGTATGGGGAAATGAAGAATAATTTG aaaaaaacagttggaaaatattttcctgaGCCAGAAATCCCTGGATTCACTGGAGTATACTCTCTTTTGAAT GACTTGACTAAACGCCTTTTAAACGGAGAACGAGATGCGTACGTTGAAGTACAAAACACTTGGCCTTATTACTTGGAAACATTGGAAGCAAATGGAATCATTGAGTACCACCCGACTGATCGCTCAAAAGTAAGAGTTATTGATTTTTCGGATGGTCGACTTGGTAAAACTGAttga
- the LOC124325913 gene encoding protein lin-9 homolog isoform X1, which produces MADLLETESAEALLSFKNGGFKVKRELDFGDDSEQANQAMTLGPEMFGLKRISDVNSSSSSKITGSTTSNPITLNRRGIPARIRKKNPLFFDDDTIVNQSTNKSPRKSTKSNSGVSGSSHSNQLAPQVTTSKIIKRGHTRSAPGSATGTPERRSGSNASTPLKTTNRVKAKLKKMKVKPAFKLPEKQKSEPLVVGRRARSIVAAAALPSVAATTAEQEAEDLKKLGVRLRNLLKLPKAHKWVCYEWFYSNLDQALFEGDNDFMLCLRESFPSLKLRQLTRSQWCTIRRLMGRPRRCSQAFFNEERGELAKKRQKIRLVQQRKVSDMASLCRDLPDLIPMPLVIGTKVTARLRQPQDGLFVGQIDAVDTSNNTYRITFDRQGLGTHSVPDYEVLSNETVDMISISSLAQRFRPRPAVLPPTPAIIPLMASQQQTLTISSQHQQPIKQSSLEVAMPTLSLTSHVSGTRIGHTSHSDSSSLVSDPVLGSSNSRLTPQETTFGSLPIHVLTPIVRLSKILNMKKDKVRRLRDMNTEVERRESVGETVAPDFQRRYARTILDLEELNTELNSLLVKVRQQCHEIAPDSEHGLSPLAGPDSIRQLCYQEARDLVETQLDTRSGSHPNVTSAPIIALVTGLTSLMLQIKCLAESERNAYELQALHDSLDELRKSLDKSNLTSLRNHVLVHVQHIQSGLCNFDHMTPFNGTETNAPAVTSTTRNLPLPNDNDNH; this is translated from the exons ATGGCGGATTTACTTGAAA CTGAATCTGCAGAAGCTTTACTTTCATTCAAAAATGGAGGATTCAAAGTGAAAAGAGAGCTTGATTTTGGAGATGACTCAGAACAGGCGAATCAAGCAATGACTTTAGGCCCAGAAATGTTTGGATTAAAACGGATCAGTGATGTAAATTCATCCTCTAGTTCAAAAATAACTGGGAGTACCACTTCAAATCCAATCACATTGAACAGAAGAGGCATT ccAGCAAGAATTCGAAAAAAGAATCCATTGTTCTTTGATGATGATACTATTGTCAACCAATCTACTAATAAATCTCCAAGGAAATCCACAAAATCCAACAGTGGTGTTAGTGGATCATCTCATTCAAACCAGTTAGCACCTCAAGTTACcacttcaaaaataataaagagag GCCACACAAGATCTGCACCTGGCAGTGCAACTGGTACTCCGGAACGTCGCAGCGGATCAAATGCTTCGACGCCGCTCAAAACTACTAATCGAGTTAAGGCAAagctaaagaaaatgaaggttAAGCCAGCTTTTaag TTGCCAGAAAAGCAGAAGAGTGAACCTTTAGTTGTTGGACGTCGTGCTCGGAGTATTGTGGCCGCGGCCGCTTTACCTTCGGTTGCAGCAACAACGGCTGAGCAAGAAGCCGAAGACTTGAAAAAACTTGGTGTCCGCTTACGCAATTTACTTAAGTTACCCAAAGCGCACAAATGGGTCTGCTATGAATGGTTCTACAGTAATCTAGACCA agcATTGTTTGAAGGCGACAATGACTTTATGCTATGTTTACGAGAGTCATTCCCCAGCTTGAAATTACGACAGCTTACTAGATCCCAGTGGTGTACCATCCGTCGTCTTATGGGAAGACCAAGACGTTGTTCTCAG gcattttttaatgaagaaaGAGGAGAATTGGCCAAAAAAAGACAGAAGATTCGTTTAGTTCAACAGCGCAAAGTAAGCGATATGGCATCTCTTTGTAGGGATTTGCCGGATCTTATCCCTATGCCTTTGGTTATCGGCACCAAAGTGACGGCCAGACTTCGGCAACCACAG GATGGATTGTTCGTTGGCCAAATCGATGCCGTAGATACGTCCAATAATACATACCGCATCACATTTGATAGACAAGGATTGGGAACGCACTCTGTTCCGGATTACGAAGTTTTG TCGAATGAAACAGTAGACATGATTTCGATATCGAGTTTGGCTCAACGGTTTCGCCCTCGCCCAGCTGTTTTACCACCGACCCCCGCAATAATACCACTGATGGCTTCACAGCAGCAAACACTAACAATCTCGAGTCAACATCAACAGCCCATTAAACAGTCTTCCCTTGAAGTTGCAATGCCTACTTTATCTTTAACTTCACATGTCAGTGGCACACGAATTGGACACACTTCTCATTCTGATTCTTCAAGTTTAGTCAGCGATCCTGTCTTGGGATCGTCTAATTCAAGATTGACACCACAAGAAACGACGTTTGGCTCCTTGCCCATCCACGTTCTGACACCAATC GTACGACTCTCGAAGattttaaatatgaaaaaagataAGGTTAGAAGACTGAGAGATATGAATACAGAAGTTGAACGCCGAGAGTCAGTCGGCGAAACTGTTGCACCCGATTTTCAACGACGCTATGCTCGTACCATCCTTGATTTGGAGGAATTGAATACGGAACTCAACAGCCTCCTAGTTAAGGTCAGACAACAATGCCATGAG ATTGCTCCGGATTCAGAGCATGGTCTATCCCCATTAGCTGGGCCAGATAGTATTCGCCAACTGTGTTATCAAGAAGCTAGAGATTTGGTTGAAACTCAGTTGGATACTCGAAGTGGTTCACATCCAAATGTTACCTCTGCCCCGATTATTGCACTTGTCACTGGTCTCACATCTTTAATGCTCCAAATCAAG tgccTTGCGGAAAGTGAACGCAACGCTTACGAGCTTCAAGCTTTACACGACTCCTTAGATGAACTGCGGAAGTCCTTAGACAAATCGAATCTAACTTCTCTTAGGAACCATGTTTTAGTTCACGTGCAGCATATCCAATCTGGATTGTGTAACTTTGACCACATGACGCCGTTCAACGGTACCGAAACTAATGCACCTGCGGTCACCTCCACCACTAGGAACCTACCTTTACCCAATGATAACGATAACCATTAA
- the LOC124325913 gene encoding protein lin-9 homolog isoform X2: MADLLETESAEALLSFKNGGFKVKRELDFGDDSEQANQAMTLGPEMFGLKRISDVNSSSSSKITGSTTSNPITLNRRGIPARIRKKNPLFFDDDTIVNQSTNKSPRKSTKSNSGVSGSSHSNQLAPQVTTSKIIKRGHTRSAPGSATGTPERRSGSNASTPLKTTNRVKAKLKKMKVKPAFKLPEKQKSEPLVVGRRARSIVAAAALPSVAATTAEQEAEDLKKLGVRLRNLLKLPKAHKWVCYEWFYSNLDQALFEGDNDFMLCLRESFPSLKLRQLTRSQWCTIRRLMGRPRRCSQAFFNEERGELAKKRQKIRLVQQRKVSDMASLCRDLPDLIPMPLVIGTKVTARLRQPQDGLFVGQIDAVDTSNNTYRITFDRQGLGTHSVPDYEVLSNETVDMISISSLAQRFRPRPAVLPPTPAIIPLMASQQQTLTISSQHQQPIKQSSLEVAMPTLSLTSHVSGTRIGHTSHSDSSSLVSDPVLGSSNSRLTPQETTFGSLPIHVLTPIVRLSKILNMKKDKVRRLRDMNTEVERRESVGETVAPDFQRRYARTILDLEELNTELNSLLVKIAPDSEHGLSPLAGPDSIRQLCYQEARDLVETQLDTRSGSHPNVTSAPIIALVTGLTSLMLQIKCLAESERNAYELQALHDSLDELRKSLDKSNLTSLRNHVLVHVQHIQSGLCNFDHMTPFNGTETNAPAVTSTTRNLPLPNDNDNH; the protein is encoded by the exons ATGGCGGATTTACTTGAAA CTGAATCTGCAGAAGCTTTACTTTCATTCAAAAATGGAGGATTCAAAGTGAAAAGAGAGCTTGATTTTGGAGATGACTCAGAACAGGCGAATCAAGCAATGACTTTAGGCCCAGAAATGTTTGGATTAAAACGGATCAGTGATGTAAATTCATCCTCTAGTTCAAAAATAACTGGGAGTACCACTTCAAATCCAATCACATTGAACAGAAGAGGCATT ccAGCAAGAATTCGAAAAAAGAATCCATTGTTCTTTGATGATGATACTATTGTCAACCAATCTACTAATAAATCTCCAAGGAAATCCACAAAATCCAACAGTGGTGTTAGTGGATCATCTCATTCAAACCAGTTAGCACCTCAAGTTACcacttcaaaaataataaagagag GCCACACAAGATCTGCACCTGGCAGTGCAACTGGTACTCCGGAACGTCGCAGCGGATCAAATGCTTCGACGCCGCTCAAAACTACTAATCGAGTTAAGGCAAagctaaagaaaatgaaggttAAGCCAGCTTTTaag TTGCCAGAAAAGCAGAAGAGTGAACCTTTAGTTGTTGGACGTCGTGCTCGGAGTATTGTGGCCGCGGCCGCTTTACCTTCGGTTGCAGCAACAACGGCTGAGCAAGAAGCCGAAGACTTGAAAAAACTTGGTGTCCGCTTACGCAATTTACTTAAGTTACCCAAAGCGCACAAATGGGTCTGCTATGAATGGTTCTACAGTAATCTAGACCA agcATTGTTTGAAGGCGACAATGACTTTATGCTATGTTTACGAGAGTCATTCCCCAGCTTGAAATTACGACAGCTTACTAGATCCCAGTGGTGTACCATCCGTCGTCTTATGGGAAGACCAAGACGTTGTTCTCAG gcattttttaatgaagaaaGAGGAGAATTGGCCAAAAAAAGACAGAAGATTCGTTTAGTTCAACAGCGCAAAGTAAGCGATATGGCATCTCTTTGTAGGGATTTGCCGGATCTTATCCCTATGCCTTTGGTTATCGGCACCAAAGTGACGGCCAGACTTCGGCAACCACAG GATGGATTGTTCGTTGGCCAAATCGATGCCGTAGATACGTCCAATAATACATACCGCATCACATTTGATAGACAAGGATTGGGAACGCACTCTGTTCCGGATTACGAAGTTTTG TCGAATGAAACAGTAGACATGATTTCGATATCGAGTTTGGCTCAACGGTTTCGCCCTCGCCCAGCTGTTTTACCACCGACCCCCGCAATAATACCACTGATGGCTTCACAGCAGCAAACACTAACAATCTCGAGTCAACATCAACAGCCCATTAAACAGTCTTCCCTTGAAGTTGCAATGCCTACTTTATCTTTAACTTCACATGTCAGTGGCACACGAATTGGACACACTTCTCATTCTGATTCTTCAAGTTTAGTCAGCGATCCTGTCTTGGGATCGTCTAATTCAAGATTGACACCACAAGAAACGACGTTTGGCTCCTTGCCCATCCACGTTCTGACACCAATC GTACGACTCTCGAAGattttaaatatgaaaaaagataAGGTTAGAAGACTGAGAGATATGAATACAGAAGTTGAACGCCGAGAGTCAGTCGGCGAAACTGTTGCACCCGATTTTCAACGACGCTATGCTCGTACCATCCTTGATTTGGAGGAATTGAATACGGAACTCAACAGCCTCCTAGTTAAG ATTGCTCCGGATTCAGAGCATGGTCTATCCCCATTAGCTGGGCCAGATAGTATTCGCCAACTGTGTTATCAAGAAGCTAGAGATTTGGTTGAAACTCAGTTGGATACTCGAAGTGGTTCACATCCAAATGTTACCTCTGCCCCGATTATTGCACTTGTCACTGGTCTCACATCTTTAATGCTCCAAATCAAG tgccTTGCGGAAAGTGAACGCAACGCTTACGAGCTTCAAGCTTTACACGACTCCTTAGATGAACTGCGGAAGTCCTTAGACAAATCGAATCTAACTTCTCTTAGGAACCATGTTTTAGTTCACGTGCAGCATATCCAATCTGGATTGTGTAACTTTGACCACATGACGCCGTTCAACGGTACCGAAACTAATGCACCTGCGGTCACCTCCACCACTAGGAACCTACCTTTACCCAATGATAACGATAACCATTAA
- the LOC124327871 gene encoding kinesin-like protein KIF14, translated as MKGSASSAGSRSNQNPRCTTTSSSSTKTPLEGHLKPKTPALITPSPKIERMERREKSNALENVQRDLSTRCGVQQSNKLKVPFTMNERHSTGSPKLSTPIRSGPRSSEISMSTIVRTPEVFSTVRFETPKRNLASEQGGSGVETSNLVVAVRVRPQTDKEKTEIEMKPVISVKGNEMSVLTDYGQTHSFTYDHCFLSNAAFHDKQHDQDKVYESLARPLLSQAFKGFNTSLFAYGQTGSGKSFSVMGNIGSKNELHVESGIVPRFCRDLFQKIEPLTRNPADNFSIEIQISYFEIYKEKIQDLLCPASKLGGSLRVREHPQNGPYVVDLSKHAVNSFEEIQRWLVVGNRQRATAATSANEHSSRSHAIFTITLAQSQEEKLDGKSHQVRKQSRINFIDLAGSERVASCQSVGDRREEGLTINQSLLTLGRVITALAEQNFVPYRESVLTWLLKESLGGDSKTVMLATVSPCAAHIEETLATLRYACQARKIVNTARICEDPNSVHIRHLRDQIKLMENRLHEANARSSDETAVAGSSANESSSRVQQLETEIQCLKSRLADVECQKDISWQEKVTQAEMKRAEAEEALANFGISSVKDPKKPCLVNVNQDPLLSGTLFFPLKPGQNWVGPPVCSVELPAIQLTGVMIEDQHCCIELSGDNLRLTANAETYVNGQLVTSTGVDLRHGDRIIIGGTHYFHLHNPNDSQFQGKKMNNNKVSDFENAHEELRNCQEKRLQVAIKEAQEKARVLLIAEMEELRQEAALEISLQRHSYEDEIASLNRVLQERQSNDIPSPLLASPSTSKSTNLEEIESLLRDTQRKLAQPTKNSEESSFVIQSMLNETNAICRRFQQPYAFVRKEALTEDLQPLICVQDRDRQLVMHWNVDTLRQRLEALREAVDETGDFPVDAIFERGDVWQLEDGTSALFVPAIKEKLDKLLKRHDSSMSVLDDSRFSFDSSRRSSLLFSRSPTINTGTADTCKELIHKLGDGDLNSTFCVAASSLQRVLDIPDRTYTFVIPLTVHAHTLLAIYPALVSFFVHKRDVPSSIRANWIQSTKELGRKLQNSLEFVMQGISLDSVGLFNDWVHRTQDSLNSILASYCELSVVFCNEVPNLDVITSATAFTGFVSAQTKVHQATIGLADDVRMKIAQLPDENSIDYLDNSSLMTRDSWLVKASHDVITQVLILLEQFTENIDSKFCEKDVAAIHSKFHQRIDILLRMANTVENLLSYLELADLTQVKLCAAALEVQATAYANQMGVSADITSVLCDVSFAVNSVHKIVAERRRMTALRRGRDISYSPLPARLLASTPRKSSHFDDVIESEISNSTFETVESDESLEEVPISPSAIKKALLFHTPSKSSLKPNGSLKRPHKSVRFNVSEMSL; from the exons atgaaaggtTCAGCATCTTCTGCAGGGTCAAGATCAAATCAGAACCCACGATGTACTACcacatcatcttcttcaacaaAGACACCACTTGAAGGCCACCTCAAACCAAAAACACCTGCATTAATAACACCAAGCCCTAAAATAGAAAGAATGGAACGAAGAGAAAAATCTAATGCTCTAGAAAATGTACAAAGAGATCTCTCTACAAGGTGTGGAGTCCAACagtcaaacaaattgaaagttCCATTTACCATGAATGAAAGACACTCTACTGGAAGTCCCAAACTAAGCACACCTATTAGGTCTGGTCCACGAAGCTCTGAAATATCTATGTCAACAATTGTGAGAACACCTGAAGTTTTTTCTACAGTACGTTTTgaaaccccaaaaagaaatcttGCTAGTGAACAGGGTGGCTCTGGAGTTGAAACCAGCAATTTAGTAGTTGCTGTAAGAGTTCGTCCTCAAACTGATAAAGAGAAAactgaaatagaaatgaaaccTGTAATTAGTGTAAAGGGAAATGAAATGAGTGTGCTGACAGATTATGGGCAAACACACTCTTTTACTTACGATCACTGCTTTTTGTCAAATGCCGCTTTTCATGACAAACAACATGATCAAGACAAAGTTTATGAAAGCTTGGCAAGGCCATTACTTTCTCAAGCCTTCAAAGGATTCAATACCTCGTTATTTGCCTATGGACAAACAGGTTCTGGGAAGAGTTTCAGTGTGATGGGCAATATTGGCAGTAAAAATGAATTGCATGTGGAGAGTGGAATTGTACCACGTTTTTGCCGCGaccttttccaaaaaattgaaCCACTTACGAGGAATCCCGCTGATAacttttcaattgaaattcaaataagctatttcgaaatttataaagagaaaattcaagaCCTTTTGTGTCCTGCAAGTAAATTAGGAGGAAGCTTGCGCGTTCGTGAACATCCACaaaat GGTCCATATGTAGTTGATCTTTCGAAGCATGCAGTTAATTCGTTTGAAGAAATACAGCGTTGGCTTGTGGTTGGAAACCGGCAACGCGCAACTGCAGCAACATCTGCAAATGAACATAGTTCACGTTCTCATGCTATATTTACCATCACATTAGCACAAA GTCAAGAAGAAAAGTTAGATGGTAAATCGCACCAAGTTCGGAAGCAGAGCCGcataaattttattgatttagctGGAAGTGAAAGGGTAGCTTCTTGTCAGTCCGTTGGTGATCGCCGAGAAGAAGGATTAACTATCAATCAATCGTTGTTGACTTTGGGACGAGTTATCACTGCTTTAGCCGAACAAAATTTCGTACCCTACag GGAGTCGGTATTGACTTGGCTTTTGAAGGAAAGTTTGGGCGGTGATTCAAAAACAGTAATGCTGGCCACTGTTAGTCCATGCGCAGCTCACATAGAAGAAACGTTAGCAACCTTGCGTTACGCTTGTCAG GCTCGTAAGATAGTCAACACTGCAAGAATTTGCGAGGATCCCAATTCCGTTCATATTCGTCACCTACGTGATCAGATTAAGCTGATGGAAAATCGTTTACATGAGGCCAATGCTCGTTCGTCGGATGAGACAGCTGTAGCGGGTAGCAGCGCCAACGAGTCTTCCTCGCGTGTTCAACAACTTGAAACTGAAATTCAGTGTCTGAAGAGTCGTTTGGCAGATGTCGAATGTCAAAAAGATATTTCTTGGCAAGAAAAGGTGACTCAAGCTGAAATGAAGCGAGCTGAAGCGGAAGAAGCTCTAGCGAACTTTGGTATTTCCAGTGTAAAAGATCCTAAAAAACCCTGTCTAGTCAACGTAAATCAG GATCCGTTGCTGTCTGGAACTCTTTTCTTCCCCTTGAAACCGGGGCAAAATTGGGTGGGTCCTCCAGTTTGTTCGGTTGAGCTACCAGCTATCCAGTTAACCGGTGTAATGATTGAAGATCAACATTGCTGCATTGAGCTCTCTGGAGATAACCTTAGACTGACTGCAAACGCGGAAACGTATGTAAATGGACAGCTGGTTACTTCAACTGGAGTAGATCTTCGCCATGGGGATCGAATTATTATTGGTGGAACccattattttcatttgcacAACCCAAATGATTCCCAGTTTCAggggaagaaaatgaataacaaTAAG GTTTCCGATTTTGAAAATGCGCACGAAGAACTGAGAAACTGTCAAGAAAAACGCTTGCAAGTAGCTATCAAAGAAGCCCAAGAAAAGGCAAGGGTTTTGTTGATAGCCGAAATGGAAGAGCTCCGCCAAGAAGCGGCTTTAGAAATCTCTTTGCAACGCCATAGTTATGAAGACGAGATCGCGTCCCTTAATCGGGTGTTGCAAGAACGGCAATCCAATGATATTCCTTCGCCACTCCTCGCTTCACCTTCTACATCGAAGTCTACGAACTTGGAAGAAATTGAATCGCTCCTTCGAGATACACAAAGAAAACTAGctcaaccaacaaaaaactCTGAA GAATCCTCGTTTGTGATTCAATCCATGTTAAATGAGACCAATGCCATTTGTCGACGATTTCAACAGCCTTATGCTTTCGTTCGGAAAGAGGCGCTTACGGAAGACCTACAGCCATTGATATGCGTTCAAGATCGGGATCGCCAGCTAGTAATGCACTGGAATGTCGATACACTGCGGCAACGTTTGGAAGCGCTGCGAGAAGCCGTCGATGAGACAGGGGATTTTCCCGTTGATGCTATTTTCGAGAGAGGCGATGTGTGGCAGTTGGAAGACGGCACTTCTGCACTATTCGTCCCTGCCATCAAAGAAAAACTGGATAAACTGCTTAAACGTCACGACAGCAGTATGAGCGTTCTTGATGATAGCCGATTCAGTTTCGATTCTTCTAGACGCTCCAGCTTACTTTTCTCAAGATCCCCAACGATCAACACTGGGACAGCTGACACATGTAAAGAACTGATTCACAAGTTGGGTGACGGCGACTTGAATTCCACATTTTGTGTTGCTGCTTCTTCCCTTCAGCGTGTGCTGGATATTCCTGATCGCACATACACTTTTGTCATTCCACTCACTGTCCACGCCCACACACTATTAGCCATTTACCCAGCATTAGTCAGctttttcgttcacaaaaGAGACGTACCATCAAGTATCCGAGCCAATTGGATACAGAGTACCAAGGAACTTGGACGTAAACTACAAAATTCCCTAGAGTTCGTCATGCAG gGTATTTCACTGGACTCTGTTGGTCTTTTCAACGATTGGGTCCACCGAACGCAGGACTCACTCAATTCCATTCTTGCTAGTTACTGCGAGCTCTCTGTCGTTTTTTGCAACGAAGTTCCGAATTTGGACGTTATCACGTCTGCAACCGCATTCACGGGATTTGTTTCAGCTCAAACCAAAGTGCATCAAGCAACCATCGGTCTCGCTGACGATGTCCGGATGAAAATTGCGCAGCTTCCAGATGAAAATTCGATCGATTATCTAGACAATTCCAGTTTGATGACGAGAGATTCATGGCTAGTGAAAGCTTCTCACGACGTCATAACACAAGTTCTAATCCTTCTTGAACAGTTTACGGAAAACATTGACAGTAAATTTTGCGAAAAGGACGTCGCTGCCATTCACTCGAAATTTCATCAACGAATTGATATTTTGTTGCGCATGGCGAATACTGTCGAAAACTTGTTGTCGTATCTGGAACTGGCCGATCTGACCCAAGTGAAACTGTGTGCCGCAGCATTGGAAGTTCAGGCCACCGCTTACGCAAATCAAATGGGTGTCTCTGCAGATATAACGTCAGTCTTGTGCGATGTTTCATTCGCAGTAAATTCGGTGCACAAAATCGTAGCAGAAAGAAGACGAATGACAGCTCTGAGAAGAGGGCGGGACATAAGTTATAGTCCACTCCCAGCGCGGCTACTAGCCTCAACACCCCGCAAGTCCTCACACTTTGATGACGTTATTGAATCCGAAATCAGCAATTCTACATTTGAAACG GTGGAAAGCGATGAGTCCTTGGAAGAAGTGCCTATTTCACCGTCAGCCATAAAGAAAGCATTACTTTTTCATACTCCTTCGAAATCGAGTTTGAAACCGAACGGAAGCTTAAAACGCCCACATAAATCTGTTCGCTTTAATGTTTCAGAGATGTCACTTTGA